Proteins encoded together in one Xiphophorus maculatus strain JP 163 A chromosome 13, X_maculatus-5.0-male, whole genome shotgun sequence window:
- the pard6g gene encoding partitioning defective 6 homolog gamma, producing MNRSFNKSQPLRHADCDAVEVKSKYGAEFRRFSVNRIKPGKFEEFYKLILHIHRLANIEVMIGYADTHGDFLPINNDENFSKAVDSAHPLLRVFIQRREEVDYTTFGTNTLTRKKKAVVTLRNSDINRKRPRVPIGMPQDFRPVSSIIDVDILPESHRRVRLYRHGSDKPLGFYIRDGTSVRVTSHGLEKVFGIFISRMVPGGLAESTGLLAVNDEVLEVNGIEVTGKSLDQVTDMMIANSHNLIVTVKPVNQRNNVVRSSRISGSSGQSSDSSGSIGNPSLSVAPVRESTSVAHHNYHDEMESDEDTDIVIENSLKRPSLRSNASLASNASRTHQQTPAAPPSPPTRPPSVVSTSSFRSQTSLNGGSHHQQPQPSISLSHQLHKDLNLKHNQHQQSKHSELHMQPPHHSSNPALRHSNGSLHKILSSLKTDPRHSLALPKGGVEEDGTVITL from the exons ATGAATCGGAGCTTTAACAAGTCGCAACCTTTGCGACACGCTGATTGTGACGCCGTGGAAGTGAAGAGCAAG TACGGAGCAGAGTTCCGACGGTTCTCCGTAAACCGGATCAAGCCTGGTAAATTCGAGGAGTTCTACAAGCTCATCCTGCACATTCACCGCCTCGCGAATATAGAGGTGATGATTGGATACGCCGACACTCATGGGGACTTCCTGCCGATTAACAACGACGAGAACTTTTCCAAGGCAGTCGACTCGGCTCATCCCCTACTCAGGGTATTCATACAAAGACGAG AGGAGGTCGACTACACCACCTTTGGCACCAACACCTTGACTCGTAAAAAGAAGGCGGTGGTGACGCTTCGCAACAGCGACATCAACCGTAAGCGTCCCCGCGTCCCAATCGGCATGCCGCAGGACTTCCGTCCCGTCTCCTCCATCATCGACGTGGACATCCTGCCCGAGTCCCACCGCCGCGTCCGACTCTACCGCCACGGCTCGGACAAACCCCTGGGCTTCTATATCCGCGACGGGACCAGTGTTCGAGTGACTTCCCATGGTCTGGAGAAAGTTTTCGGCATCTTCATATCCCGGATGGTCCCTGGAGGCTTGGCAGAGAGCACCGGGCTGCTGGCGGTTAACGATGAGGTGCTGGAGGTGAACGGCATCGAAGTGACGGGGAAGTCTTTGGATCAGGTCACGGACATGATGATCGCGAACAGCCACAACCTGATTGTGACCGTCAAGCCGGTGAACCAGCGCAACAACGTCGTCCGCAGCAGCAGAATCTCCGGCAGCTCAGGCCAGTCGTCCGACAGCAGCGGCTCCATCGGCAACCCAAGTTTGTCGGTGGCTCCGGTGCGGGAGTCGACCTCTGTGGCTCATCACAACTACCATGACGAAATGGAAAGCGACGAAGATACAGATATTGTCATCGAGAACAGCCTTAAGCGACCGTCTCTCCGGTCCAACGCCTCGCTGGCTTCCAACGCGTCCCGAACGCACCAGCAGACTCCGGCGGCTCCTCCCAGCCCTCCGACAAGGCCGCCGTCGGTGGTCTCCACCTCTTCCTTCCGGTCCCAGACCAGTCTCAATGGAGGGTCCCaccaccaacaaccacaacccAGCATCAGCCTCAGCCACCAGTTGCACAAAGACCTGAACCTTAAACACAACCAGCACCAGCAGTCCAAACACAGCGAGCTGCACATGCAGCCGCCCCATCACAGCAGCAACCCAGCGCTCCGACACAGCAACGGCAGCCTGCACAAAATCCTCAGCTCTCTGAAAACGGACCCACGCCACAGTCTCGCGCTGCCCAAGGGAGGGGTGGAGGAGGATGGCACCGTCATTACCCTATAA